Proteins encoded together in one Terriglobus saanensis SP1PR4 window:
- a CDS encoding sensor domain-containing diguanylate cyclase, with protein sequence MSKSKVKQIEITEPVQERHLRLFHDVARELTSTLDLEAVLTTIMMKMAQFFGPERWSMLLVDEAKGELSYVIAIGENAESLKGLRVQLGEGVAGWVAATGNPLVIPDVTLDPHWHAYAKANPELDIHSIACLPVRSTDRVLGVIQLMNSKFDLLSEYSISFLRMLCDFAAIAIGNSASMKLIRELSITDDCTSLFNARHLYTMLAEIVGNGRGVEFSLVFMDLDHFKSINDTHGHLIGSRLLAEVGSLLKRMIGPNNSAFRYGGDEFVLLLPETDKLRAIELTMRIIDRLRSEVFLEGAGLALQLRGSFGLATFPGDGDTVQEIIRSADSMMYEAKVTRDNLSVSGIGMMYEENGEPVFEPTRKMEPREEVLREVGMQARSSGRTSASEAHSNGTNGLPERVSAAPRARSRHDSAEPLDERRSPTRLS encoded by the coding sequence GTGAGCAAGAGCAAGGTAAAGCAGATCGAGATCACCGAACCGGTGCAGGAGCGACATCTCCGGCTCTTTCACGACGTCGCGCGTGAACTCACCTCGACCCTCGATCTGGAAGCGGTTCTGACCACCATCATGATGAAAATGGCCCAATTCTTCGGGCCGGAGCGCTGGTCGATGCTCCTCGTGGACGAGGCCAAGGGAGAACTTTCCTATGTCATTGCTATCGGCGAAAACGCGGAAAGCTTGAAGGGTCTACGGGTTCAGCTGGGAGAAGGCGTCGCCGGCTGGGTCGCGGCTACAGGCAATCCCCTGGTCATTCCGGATGTCACACTCGATCCCCACTGGCACGCCTATGCCAAGGCGAATCCGGAACTCGACATTCATTCGATCGCTTGCCTTCCGGTACGGTCCACGGACCGCGTTCTTGGCGTGATCCAGCTGATGAACTCGAAGTTCGACCTGTTGAGCGAATATTCGATCTCGTTTCTGCGGATGCTCTGCGATTTTGCCGCGATTGCCATCGGCAACTCGGCTTCGATGAAGCTGATTCGCGAACTGAGCATCACGGACGACTGCACCAGCCTCTTCAATGCGCGGCACCTCTACACCATGCTGGCAGAGATCGTCGGGAACGGCCGCGGAGTAGAGTTCAGTCTCGTTTTCATGGATTTGGACCACTTCAAGAGCATTAACGACACCCACGGCCACCTGATCGGAAGCCGCTTGCTGGCCGAGGTGGGCAGTCTCCTAAAACGGATGATCGGACCAAATAACTCTGCCTTCCGCTATGGCGGAGACGAGTTTGTGTTGCTTCTGCCCGAGACGGACAAGCTACGGGCCATTGAACTGACCATGCGCATCATCGACCGGCTACGATCTGAGGTTTTTCTGGAGGGCGCGGGCTTGGCGCTGCAACTGCGCGGAAGCTTCGGTCTGGCGACCTTCCCCGGCGACGGAGATACGGTGCAGGAGATCATTCGGTCGGCGGACAGCATGATGTACGAAGCCAAGGTGACACGAGACAACCTGAGCGTGTCGGGCATCGGCATGATGTATGAGGAAAACGGCGAGCCCGTCTTTGAGCCTACCCGCAAAATGGAACCTCGGGAAGAAGTTCTCCGCGAGGTGGGGATGCAGGCCAGGTCATCAGGACGAACCTCTGCTTCAGAAGCCCACTCTAATGGGACGAACGGTCTTCCAGAGAGGGTTTCCGCCGCTCCACGGGCAAGATCGCGTCACGATTCTGCGGAGCCGCTGGATGAACGCCGAAGTCCCACACGGCTAAGTTAA
- a CDS encoding YidC/Oxa1 family membrane protein insertase: MTVGFGYVSWHYASGLALYVLTGSVLSIATQAAVNCSALGREMRALRARYEG; the protein is encoded by the coding sequence ATGACGGTCGGATTTGGCTACGTGAGCTGGCACTACGCCTCGGGACTTGCTCTGTATGTCTTGACGGGCAGCGTGCTTTCGATTGCGACACAGGCGGCGGTAAACTGTTCGGCTTTGGGACGCGAGATGAGAGCATTGCGAGCCCGTTATGAGGGCTGA
- a CDS encoding membrane protein insertase YidC: MTESRNPKLESGTSRWSVVALMIFMVCISFGLQRSSATFESHAASPHAQQVTAEVAKRPNPTAPSSMNFTERGLFVALAFVQHVVANWPGSWGWAIVLLTVAINLLLLPLRITSMRSGLKMQRIQPEMNAIKDRYKHLKLADPRRSELSSEIAKLQKDHGVNMFGGCLPLLVQMPLLFAFFGMLRKADALRGAGWLWLHDLSSADPHHILPILMILFQLLLQWYTPSPGSDAKQQKITRHA; the protein is encoded by the coding sequence ATGACAGAGTCTAGAAATCCCAAACTGGAGAGTGGTACCAGCCGTTGGTCGGTCGTGGCCCTGATGATCTTCATGGTATGCATCTCCTTCGGTTTGCAGCGGTCATCAGCAACCTTTGAATCTCATGCAGCATCGCCTCACGCGCAGCAAGTTACGGCGGAGGTAGCGAAGAGACCGAACCCGACTGCTCCCAGTTCTATGAACTTCACTGAGCGAGGGCTTTTCGTTGCACTCGCGTTCGTTCAACATGTGGTCGCGAACTGGCCTGGCTCATGGGGCTGGGCGATTGTATTGCTGACGGTTGCGATCAATCTTTTGCTGCTGCCTTTGCGCATCACGAGCATGCGGAGCGGCTTGAAGATGCAGCGGATCCAACCAGAGATGAACGCCATCAAGGATCGCTATAAGCACCTTAAGCTCGCGGATCCACGGCGGTCAGAGTTGAGCTCTGAGATCGCAAAGCTACAGAAGGACCACGGCGTTAATATGTTCGGTGGGTGTCTGCCCTTGCTGGTCCAGATGCCGCTGCTCTTCGCCTTCTTCGGCATGTTGCGGAAGGCAGATGCACTACGCGGTGCAGGGTGGTTATGGCTGCACGATCTGTCCTCGGCCGATCCGCATCACATCCTGCCGATTCTCATGATCCTCTTTCAGCTGCTGTTGCAGTGGTACACGCCGTCGCCTGGAAGCGATGCGAAGCAACAGAAGATCACGCGGCATGCCTGA